A portion of the Mustela erminea isolate mMusErm1 chromosome 19, mMusErm1.Pri, whole genome shotgun sequence genome contains these proteins:
- the PRX gene encoding periaxin isoform X3: protein MEARSRSAEELRRAELVEIIVETEAQTGVSGINVAGGGKEGIFVRELREDSPAARSLSLQEGDQLLSARVFFENFKYEDALRLLQCAEPYKVSFCLKRTVPTGDLALRPGTVAGYEIKGPRAKVAKLNIQSLSPVKKKKMVMPGALGAPADLAPVDVEFSFPKFSRLRRGLKAEAPKGPVPAAPARRRLQLPRLRVREVAEEAQAARLAAAAPPPRKAKVEAEVAAGARFTAPQVELVGPRLPGAEVGVPQVSAPKGLGEVALHLPSLGLGAPAAPAVEPVALGIQVPQVELPTLPSLPTLPTLPCLETREGAAAVTVPTLDVAAPAVGVDLALPGVEVEARGEVPEVALKMPRLSFPRFGTRAKEVAEAKVVKGSPEARVKGPKLRMPTFGLSLLEPRPAAAETAVESKLKLPTIKMPSFGLGVSAPEVKVPKGPEVKLPKVPEMAVPEVRLPDVQLPKVPEMKLPEMKLPKVPEMAVPDVQLPEVGLPKVSEMKLPKVPEMAVPEVRLPDVQLPKVPEMKLPEMKLPEMKLPEIKLPKVPEMAVPDVHLPEVQLPKVSEMRLPEMQVPKVPEVHLLKAPEVKLPKAPEVQLKAEQAEGMEFGFKMPKMTMPKLGRAESPSRGKAGEAGAEVSGKRVTLPCLQPEVGPEARVGVSTLTLPSVELDLPRVLSLEGQVPAAEVGKVERAEGPGVATGVGEVAFRMPSVEIVTPQLPTVEVEEGRLEVTEMKVKPSSKFSLPKFGLSGPKVPKAEAEGAERATKLKVSKFAISLPKARAGTEVEVKGTGEAGLLPALDLSIPQLSLDARLPTGKVEVAGADVKVKGPRFALPKFGVKGRDAEAGELAPGVAELESKGWGWDGKVKMPKLKMPSFGLARGKEAEIQSGRVSPGEKPESVAGQLKIPEVELVTLGAQEEGRAEGAVAVCGVQLSGPQVSVTRPAGTEGQEGALRMPLGISLPQVELSGFGEAGLGTTAGPQAKGAAQSVEGAAGYRVQVPQVTLSLPGAQVAGGELLVGEGVFKMPAVSVPQVELDVGLGREAQVGEAATGEGGLRLKMPTLGARAEAGEEGSGDQSPGAERTFHLSLPDVEISPPTVGGHAEYQVAEGDGEAGHKLKVRLPRFGLVRAKEGVEEGEKTKSPKLRLPRVGFSQSEAVPGESSPSPEEEEEEGGGEGASGRRGRVRVRLPRVGLATPSKASRGQEGEAAPKSPSGEKSPKFRFPRVSLSPKARSGSGDQEEGGFRVRLPSVGFSDTGAPGPARMEGAQAAVV, encoded by the exons ATGGAGGCCAGGAGCCGGAGTGCTGAG GAGCTGAGGCGGGCGGAGTTGGTGGAGATCATCGTGGAGACCGAGGCGCAGACCGGGGTCAGCGGCATCAACGTAGCAGGCGGCGGCAAGGAGGGAATCTTTGTCCGCGAGCTTCGGGAGGACTCGCCCGCGGCCAGGAGCCTCAGCCTGCAGGAAG GAGACCAACTACTGAGCGCCCGTGTATTCTTCGAGAACTTCAAGTACGAGGACGCACTACGTCTGCTGCAATGTGCCGAGCCTTACAAGGTCTCCTTCTGCTTGAAGCGCACTGTGCCCACCGGGGACCTGGCTCTGCGGCCTGGCACCGTGGCCGGCTACGAGATCAAGGGCCCACGGGCCAAGGTGGCCAAGCTG aaCATCCAGAGTCTGTCCCctgtgaagaagaagaagatggtgATGCCCGGGGCCCTGGGGGCCCCTGCAGACCTGGCCCCTGTTGACGTCGAATTCTCCTTCCCCAAGTTCTCCCGTCTGCGTCGGGGCCTCAAAGCCGAGGCTCCCAAGGGTCCCGTCCCAGCTGCCCCAGCCCGCCGGCGCCTCCAGCTGCCTCGGCTGCGCGTCCGAGAAGTGGCAGAAGAGGCCCAGGCAGCCCGGCTGGCCgctgctgctcctcccccaagGAAAGCCAAAGTGGAGGCTGAGGTGGCAGCAGGAGCCCGTTTCACAGCCCCCCAGGTGGAGCTGGTTGGGCCCCGGCTGCCAGGCGCCGAGGTGGGTGTCCCCCAGGTCTCAGCCCCCaaggggctgggagaggtggCCCTCCACCTGCCAAGCCTTGGACTAGGAGCCCCCGCTGCCCCTGCTGTGGAGCCTGTGGCCCTAGGGATCCAGGTCCCCCAAGTAGAGCTGCCCACCTTGCCATCGCTCCCCACTCTGCCTACACTTCCCTGCCTGGAGACCCGGGAAGGGGCTGCGGCCGTGACGGTGCCCACTCTGGATGTGGCAGCACCTGCCGTAGGGGTGGACCTGGCCTTGCCCGGTGTGGAGGTGGAGGCCCGAGGAGAGGTGCCTGAGGTGGCCCTGAAGATGCCCCGCCTCAGTTTcccccgattcgggactcgagcAAAGGAAGTCGCCGAGGCCAAGGTGGTCAAGGGCAGCCCCGAGGCCAGGGTGAAGGGGCCCAAACTTCGGATGCCCACCTTTGGGCTTTCGCTCCTGGAGCCCCGGCCGGCTGCTGCCGAAACTGCTGTCGAGAGCAAGCTGAAGCTGCCCACCATCAAGATGCCCTCGTTTGGCCTTGGGGTCTCGGCCCCTGAGGTCAAGGTGCCCAAAGGGCCTGAGGTGAAGCTCCCGAAGGTGCCGGAGATGGCCGTGCCAGAGGTGCGGCTCCCCGACGTTCAGCTCCCCAAA GTCCCCGAGATGAAGCTCCCTGAGATGAAGCTCCCGAAGGTGCCAGAGATGGCCGTGCCAGATGTGCAACTCCCAGAAGTGGGGCTCCCCAAAGTGTCAGAGATGAAGCTCCCGAAGGTGCCGGAGATGGCCGTCCCCGAGGTGCGGCTCCCCGACGTGCAGCTGCCAAAAGTCCCTGAGATGAAGCTCCCCGAGATGAAGCTCCCTGAGATGAAACTGCCAGAGATAAAACTCCCCAAGGTGCCCGAGATGGCCGTGCCCGACGTCCACCTCCCAGAGGTGCAGCTGCCAAAGGTGTCAGAGATGCGACTGCCAGAAATGCAGGTGCCCAAGGTCCCAGAGGTGCATCTTCTGAAGGCGCCCGAGGTGAAGCTGCCCAAGGCTCCAGAGGTGCAGCTAAAAGCCGAACAGGCAGAGGGGATGGAATTTGGTTTCAAGATGCCCAAGATGACCATGCCTAAGCTAGGGAGGGCAGAGTCTCCATCACGAGGCAAGGCAGGCGAGGCAGGGGCTGAGGTCTCTGGGAAGCGGGTGACACTGCCCTGTCTGCAGCCAGAGGTAGGTCCCGAGGCTCGTGTGGGTGTCTCCACTCTCACACTGCCCTCCGTGGAGCTAGACCTGCCGAGGGTCCTCAGCCTGGAGGGGCAGGTCCCAGCAGCCGAAGTGGGCAAGGTGGAGCGGGCAGAGGGCCCTGGGGTGGCCACAGGGGTCGGGGAAGTGGCCTTCCGAATGCCCTCTGTTGAAATCGTCACGCCACAGCTGCCCACCGTGGAAGTAGAGGAAGGGCGGCTCGAGGTGACGGAGATGAAAGTCAAGCCCTCCTCCAAGTTCTCCCTGCCCAAGTTTGGACTCTCGGGGCCCAAGgtgcccaaggcagaggctgagggggCTGAGCGAGCCACCAAGCTGAAGGTGTCCAAGTTCGCCATCTCACTCCCCAAAGCCCGAGCGGGGACTGAGGTTGAGGTGAAAGGGACAGGGGAGGCAGGCCTGCTGCCTGCCCTCGATCTGTCCATCCCGCAGCTCAGCCTGGACGCCCGTCTGCCCACAGGCAAGGTGGAGGTGGCAGGGGCTGATGTCAAGGTCAAGGGGCCGAGGTTTGCCCTGCCCAAGTTTGGGGTCAAGGGCCGGGATGCTGAGGCGGGAGAACTAGCGCCAGGGGTGGCCGAGTTGGAGAGCAAGGGCTGGGGTTGGGATGGGAAGGTGAAGATGCCCAAGTTGAAGATGCCCTCCTTTGGGCTGGCTCGGGGGAAGgaagctgaaatccagagtggGCGTGTCAGCCCAGGAGAAAAGCCCGAGTCCGTGGCTGGGCAGCTTAAGATCCCTGAGGTGGAGCTGGTCACCCTGGGggcccaggaggaagggagggctgaGGGGGCTGTAGCTGTCTGTGGGGTACAGCTCTCAGGCCCGCAAGTGTCTGTGACCAGGCCGGCAGGCACTGAGGGCCAGGAGGGGGCGCTGAGGATGCCCCTAGGCATCTCCCTGCCCCAGGTGGAGCTATCTGGCTTCGGGGAGGCTGGCCTGGGCACCACCGCTGGGCCACAGGCCAAGGGTGCAGCCCAGTCAGTGGAGGGCGCAGCAGGCTACAGGGTCCAGGTGCCTCAGGTGACTTTGTCTCTGCCTGGAGCCCAGGTGGCAGGTGGCGAGCTGTTGGTAGGTGAGGGCGTCTTCAAGATGCCTGCTGTGTCGGTGCCCCAGGttgagctggatgtgggactggGCCGAGAGGCGCAGGTGGGTGAGGCAGCCACAGGCGAGGGGGGCTTGAGGCTGAAGATGCCCACACTGGGGGCCAGAGCTGAGGCTGGGGAAGAGGGGTCTGGAGACCAGTCCCCAGGAGCCGAGCGCACCTTCCACCTCTCACTACCCGACGTGGAGATCTCCCCACCCACCGTGGGCGGCCATGCTGAGTACCAGGTAGCAGAGGGTGACGGGGAGGCCGGACACAAGCTCAAGGTGCGGCTGCCCCGATTCGGCCTGGTTCGGGCCAAGGAGGGAGTTGAGGAGGGTGAGAAGACCAAGAGCCCCAAACTCAGGCTGCCACGAGTGGGCTTCAGCCAGAGCGAGGCAGTCCCTGGGGAGAGCTCCCCCagccctgaggaggaggaggaggagggcggcgGGGAAGGGGCCTCTGGGCGCCGAGGCAGAGTCCGGGTCCGCTTGCCCCGCGTGGGCCTGGCCACCCCGTCTAAGGCCTCTCGGGGCCAGGAGGGCGAGGCAGCCCCCAAGTCCCCTAGTGGGGAGAAGTCACCCAAGTTCCGCTTCCCCCGGGTGTCCCTAAGCCCTAAGGCCCGGAGTGGGAGTGGGGACCAGGAAGAGGGTGGATTCCGGGTTCGgctgcccagtgtggggttttcAGACACAGGGGCTCCAGGCCCTGCCAGGATGGAGGGGGCTCAGGCTGCTGTCGTCTAA
- the PRX gene encoding periaxin isoform X2 — MEARSRSAEELRRAELVEIIVETEAQTGVSGINVAGGGKEGIFVRELREDSPAARSLSLQEGDQLLSARVFFENFKYEDALRLLQCAEPYKVSFCLKRTVPTGDLALRPGTVAGYEIKGPRAKVAKLNIQSLSPVKKKKMVMPGALGAPADLAPVDVEFSFPKFSRLRRGLKAEAPKGPVPAAPARRRLQLPRLRVREVAEEAQAARLAAAAPPPRKAKVEAEVAAGARFTAPQVELVGPRLPGAEVGVPQVSAPKGLGEVALHLPSLGLGAPAAPAVEPVALGIQVPQVELPTLPSLPTLPTLPCLETREGAAAVTVPTLDVAAPAVGVDLALPGVEVEARGEVPEVALKMPRLSFPRFGTRAKEVAEAKVVKGSPEARVKGPKLRMPTFGLSLLEPRPAAAETAVESKLKLPTIKMPSFGLGVSAPEVKVPKGPEVKLPKVPEMAVPEVQLPDVQLPKVPEMKLPEMKLPKVPEMAVPEVRLPDVQLPKVPEMKLPEMKLPKVPEMAVPEVRLPEVQLPKVPEMKLPEMKLPKVPEMAVPEVRLPDVQLPKVPEMKLPEMKLPKVPEMAVPEVRLPDVQLPKVPEMKLPEMKLPKVPEMAVPDVQLPEVGLPKVSEMKLPKVPEMAVPEVRLPDVQLPKVPEMKLPEMKLPEMKLPEIKLPKVPEMAVPDVHLPEVQLPKVSEMRLPEMQVPKVPEVHLLKAPEVKLPKAPEVQLKAEQAEGMEFGFKMPKMTMPKLGRAESPSRGKAGEAGAEVSGKRVTLPCLQPEVGPEARVGVSTLTLPSVELDLPRVLSLEGQVPAAEVGKVERAEGPGVATGVGEVAFRMPSVEIVTPQLPTVEVEEGRLEVTEMKVKPSSKFSLPKFGLSGPKVPKAEAEGAERATKLKVSKFAISLPKARAGTEVEVKGTGEAGLLPALDLSIPQLSLDARLPTGKVEVAGADVKVKGPRFALPKFGVKGRDAEAGELAPGVAELESKGWGWDGKVKMPKLKMPSFGLARGKEAEIQSGRVSPGEKPESVAGQLKIPEVELVTLGAQEEGRAEGAVAVCGVQLSGPQVSVTRPAGTEGQEGALRMPLGISLPQVELSGFGEAGLGTTAGPQAKGAAQSVEGAAGYRVQVPQVTLSLPGAQVAGGELLVGEGVFKMPAVSVPQVELDVGLGREAQVGEAATGEGGLRLKMPTLGARAEAGEEGSGDQSPGAERTFHLSLPDVEISPPTVGGHAEYQVAEGDGEAGHKLKVRLPRFGLVRAKEGVEEGEKTKSPKLRLPRVGFSQSEAVPGESSPSPEEEEEEGGGEGASGRRGRVRVRLPRVGLATPSKASRGQEGEAAPKSPSGEKSPKFRFPRVSLSPKARSGSGDQEEGGFRVRLPSVGFSDTGAPGPARMEGAQAAVV, encoded by the exons ATGGAGGCCAGGAGCCGGAGTGCTGAG GAGCTGAGGCGGGCGGAGTTGGTGGAGATCATCGTGGAGACCGAGGCGCAGACCGGGGTCAGCGGCATCAACGTAGCAGGCGGCGGCAAGGAGGGAATCTTTGTCCGCGAGCTTCGGGAGGACTCGCCCGCGGCCAGGAGCCTCAGCCTGCAGGAAG GAGACCAACTACTGAGCGCCCGTGTATTCTTCGAGAACTTCAAGTACGAGGACGCACTACGTCTGCTGCAATGTGCCGAGCCTTACAAGGTCTCCTTCTGCTTGAAGCGCACTGTGCCCACCGGGGACCTGGCTCTGCGGCCTGGCACCGTGGCCGGCTACGAGATCAAGGGCCCACGGGCCAAGGTGGCCAAGCTG aaCATCCAGAGTCTGTCCCctgtgaagaagaagaagatggtgATGCCCGGGGCCCTGGGGGCCCCTGCAGACCTGGCCCCTGTTGACGTCGAATTCTCCTTCCCCAAGTTCTCCCGTCTGCGTCGGGGCCTCAAAGCCGAGGCTCCCAAGGGTCCCGTCCCAGCTGCCCCAGCCCGCCGGCGCCTCCAGCTGCCTCGGCTGCGCGTCCGAGAAGTGGCAGAAGAGGCCCAGGCAGCCCGGCTGGCCgctgctgctcctcccccaagGAAAGCCAAAGTGGAGGCTGAGGTGGCAGCAGGAGCCCGTTTCACAGCCCCCCAGGTGGAGCTGGTTGGGCCCCGGCTGCCAGGCGCCGAGGTGGGTGTCCCCCAGGTCTCAGCCCCCaaggggctgggagaggtggCCCTCCACCTGCCAAGCCTTGGACTAGGAGCCCCCGCTGCCCCTGCTGTGGAGCCTGTGGCCCTAGGGATCCAGGTCCCCCAAGTAGAGCTGCCCACCTTGCCATCGCTCCCCACTCTGCCTACACTTCCCTGCCTGGAGACCCGGGAAGGGGCTGCGGCCGTGACGGTGCCCACTCTGGATGTGGCAGCACCTGCCGTAGGGGTGGACCTGGCCTTGCCCGGTGTGGAGGTGGAGGCCCGAGGAGAGGTGCCTGAGGTGGCCCTGAAGATGCCCCGCCTCAGTTTcccccgattcgggactcgagcAAAGGAAGTCGCCGAGGCCAAGGTGGTCAAGGGCAGCCCCGAGGCCAGGGTGAAGGGGCCCAAACTTCGGATGCCCACCTTTGGGCTTTCGCTCCTGGAGCCCCGGCCGGCTGCTGCCGAAACTGCTGTCGAGAGCAAGCTGAAGCTGCCCACCATCAAGATGCCCTCGTTTGGCCTTGGGGTCTCGGCCCCTGAGGTCAAGGTGCCCAAAGGGCCTGAGGTGAAGCTCCCGAAGGTGCCGGAGATGGCCGTGCCAGAG GTGCAGCTACCCGACGTTCAGCTCCCCAAAGTCCCCGAGATGAAGCTTCCCGAGATGAAGCTCCCGAAGGTGCCAGAGATGGCCGTGCCCGAGGTGCGGCTCCCTGACGTTCAGCTCCCCAAAGTCCCCGAGATGAAGCTCCCCGAGATGAAGCTCCCGAAGGTGCCAGAGATGGCCGTGCCTGAGGTGCGGCTCCCCGAAGTGCAGCTCCCCAAAGTCCCCGAGATGAAGCTCCCCGAGATGAAGCTCCCGAAGGTGCCAGAGATGGCCGTACCCGAGGTGCGGCTCCCTGACGTTCAGCTACCCAAAGTCCCCGAGATGAAGCTCCCCGAGATGAAGCTCCCGAAGGTGCCAGAGATGGCCGTGCCCGAGGTGCGGCTCCCTGACGTTCAGCTCCCCAAAGTCCCCGAGATGAAGCTCCCTGAGATGAAGCTCCCGAAGGTGCCAGAGATGGCCGTGCCAGATGTGCAACTCCCAGAAGTGGGGCTCCCCAAAGTGTCAGAGATGAAGCTCCCGAAGGTGCCGGAGATGGCCGTCCCCGAGGTGCGGCTCCCCGACGTGCAGCTGCCAAAAGTCCCTGAGATGAAGCTCCCCGAGATGAAGCTCCCTGAGATGAAACTGCCAGAGATAAAACTCCCCAAGGTGCCCGAGATGGCCGTGCCCGACGTCCACCTCCCAGAGGTGCAGCTGCCAAAGGTGTCAGAGATGCGACTGCCAGAAATGCAGGTGCCCAAGGTCCCAGAGGTGCATCTTCTGAAGGCGCCCGAGGTGAAGCTGCCCAAGGCTCCAGAGGTGCAGCTAAAAGCCGAACAGGCAGAGGGGATGGAATTTGGTTTCAAGATGCCCAAGATGACCATGCCTAAGCTAGGGAGGGCAGAGTCTCCATCACGAGGCAAGGCAGGCGAGGCAGGGGCTGAGGTCTCTGGGAAGCGGGTGACACTGCCCTGTCTGCAGCCAGAGGTAGGTCCCGAGGCTCGTGTGGGTGTCTCCACTCTCACACTGCCCTCCGTGGAGCTAGACCTGCCGAGGGTCCTCAGCCTGGAGGGGCAGGTCCCAGCAGCCGAAGTGGGCAAGGTGGAGCGGGCAGAGGGCCCTGGGGTGGCCACAGGGGTCGGGGAAGTGGCCTTCCGAATGCCCTCTGTTGAAATCGTCACGCCACAGCTGCCCACCGTGGAAGTAGAGGAAGGGCGGCTCGAGGTGACGGAGATGAAAGTCAAGCCCTCCTCCAAGTTCTCCCTGCCCAAGTTTGGACTCTCGGGGCCCAAGgtgcccaaggcagaggctgagggggCTGAGCGAGCCACCAAGCTGAAGGTGTCCAAGTTCGCCATCTCACTCCCCAAAGCCCGAGCGGGGACTGAGGTTGAGGTGAAAGGGACAGGGGAGGCAGGCCTGCTGCCTGCCCTCGATCTGTCCATCCCGCAGCTCAGCCTGGACGCCCGTCTGCCCACAGGCAAGGTGGAGGTGGCAGGGGCTGATGTCAAGGTCAAGGGGCCGAGGTTTGCCCTGCCCAAGTTTGGGGTCAAGGGCCGGGATGCTGAGGCGGGAGAACTAGCGCCAGGGGTGGCCGAGTTGGAGAGCAAGGGCTGGGGTTGGGATGGGAAGGTGAAGATGCCCAAGTTGAAGATGCCCTCCTTTGGGCTGGCTCGGGGGAAGgaagctgaaatccagagtggGCGTGTCAGCCCAGGAGAAAAGCCCGAGTCCGTGGCTGGGCAGCTTAAGATCCCTGAGGTGGAGCTGGTCACCCTGGGggcccaggaggaagggagggctgaGGGGGCTGTAGCTGTCTGTGGGGTACAGCTCTCAGGCCCGCAAGTGTCTGTGACCAGGCCGGCAGGCACTGAGGGCCAGGAGGGGGCGCTGAGGATGCCCCTAGGCATCTCCCTGCCCCAGGTGGAGCTATCTGGCTTCGGGGAGGCTGGCCTGGGCACCACCGCTGGGCCACAGGCCAAGGGTGCAGCCCAGTCAGTGGAGGGCGCAGCAGGCTACAGGGTCCAGGTGCCTCAGGTGACTTTGTCTCTGCCTGGAGCCCAGGTGGCAGGTGGCGAGCTGTTGGTAGGTGAGGGCGTCTTCAAGATGCCTGCTGTGTCGGTGCCCCAGGttgagctggatgtgggactggGCCGAGAGGCGCAGGTGGGTGAGGCAGCCACAGGCGAGGGGGGCTTGAGGCTGAAGATGCCCACACTGGGGGCCAGAGCTGAGGCTGGGGAAGAGGGGTCTGGAGACCAGTCCCCAGGAGCCGAGCGCACCTTCCACCTCTCACTACCCGACGTGGAGATCTCCCCACCCACCGTGGGCGGCCATGCTGAGTACCAGGTAGCAGAGGGTGACGGGGAGGCCGGACACAAGCTCAAGGTGCGGCTGCCCCGATTCGGCCTGGTTCGGGCCAAGGAGGGAGTTGAGGAGGGTGAGAAGACCAAGAGCCCCAAACTCAGGCTGCCACGAGTGGGCTTCAGCCAGAGCGAGGCAGTCCCTGGGGAGAGCTCCCCCagccctgaggaggaggaggaggagggcggcgGGGAAGGGGCCTCTGGGCGCCGAGGCAGAGTCCGGGTCCGCTTGCCCCGCGTGGGCCTGGCCACCCCGTCTAAGGCCTCTCGGGGCCAGGAGGGCGAGGCAGCCCCCAAGTCCCCTAGTGGGGAGAAGTCACCCAAGTTCCGCTTCCCCCGGGTGTCCCTAAGCCCTAAGGCCCGGAGTGGGAGTGGGGACCAGGAAGAGGGTGGATTCCGGGTTCGgctgcccagtgtggggttttcAGACACAGGGGCTCCAGGCCCTGCCAGGATGGAGGGGGCTCAGGCTGCTGTCGTCTAA